The Parvibaculaceae bacterium PLY_AMNH_Bact1 genome window below encodes:
- a CDS encoding sulfurtransferase (Derived by automated computational analysis using gene prediction method: Protein Homology.) — protein sequence MSFAHPEYLISPQALADKLGNDNLRLFDVSFYLKPNPKGGMIPTSGQAVYDQEHIPGAAFLNQYDQLTDKNSPVGFTRLPDDELIQAFADAGINQDSDVVFYSTSMTMWSTRAWWLLNYCGHKQAAILDGGLKAWRNAGHDLSTEPANYAAAEWTSAALPQHFVDKNDVVSAIDNAGVCTVNALSPEVYAGTGDHHYGRRGHIPNSINVFYGTLLEDEKFRSPQDIKQSLTDAGLLDDRPVIAYCGGGISATIDAFACLMSGKRNVAVYDGSMGEWVKDASLPLVEGSAP from the coding sequence GTGTCATTTTATCTCAAGCCCAACCCGAAAGGCGGGATGATCCCCACATCCGGGCAGGCGGTGTACGATCAGGAACATATTCCAGGCGCAGCATTCCTCAATCAATATGACCAACTGACCGACAAGAACAGCCCGGTCGGTTTCACGCGGCTTCCTGATGATGAACTCATACAGGCTTTTGCGGATGCCGGGATAAACCAGGACAGCGATGTTGTCTTCTACTCAACCAGCATGACCATGTGGTCGACCCGTGCTTGGTGGTTGCTGAACTATTGTGGGCACAAGCAGGCAGCCATTCTTGATGGCGGCTTGAAAGCATGGAGAAACGCTGGCCACGACCTGTCGACTGAACCAGCAAACTATGCAGCCGCTGAGTGGACATCAGCTGCTCTCCCTCAGCATTTTGTCGACAAAAACGATGTGGTGTCGGCCATCGACAATGCGGGTGTCTGCACCGTGAATGCGCTCTCGCCTGAAGTCTATGCGGGGACCGGCGATCATCATTACGGGCGCCGTGGACACATCCCAAACAGCATCAATGTGTTTTACGGCACACTGCTGGAGGACGAAAAGTTCCGATCACCTCAGGACATCAAACAATCGCTCACCGATGCAGGATTGTTAGATGACCGGCCTGTGATTGCCTATTGTGGCGGCGGCATCTCAGCAACCATTGATGCGTTCGCCTGTCTGATGTCAGGCAAGAGGAATGTGGCCGTCTATGATGGTTCAATGGGAGAGTGGGTAAAAGATGCATCGCTTCCGCTGGTTGAGGGCAGCGCGCCGTAA
- a CDS encoding proline/glycine betaine ABC transporter permease (Derived by automated computational analysis using gene prediction method: Protein Homology.) — MSAWVNEWIEEFVASYGGLFEAAGNQVLKLILLMEDGLQALPWWLVLVIAAVVGWHATGSLWAPVGFALALFSVGVLGLWDLAMQTLALTTVSVLLALVIGIPFGVMLAKLPRVRRFSLPVLDAMQTLPSFVYLIPALMLFGLGKVPAVFATVIYATPPLIRLTDLGIRLVADAFTEVAADLGAERWQQLIDIEMPLALPNIMAGINQTIMMALSMVVIASMIGARGLGEQVLLGIQRLDVGQGLTAGIAIVALAIVFDRITQAYGKREIKRPALLKPIKRLFQSANQRES, encoded by the coding sequence ATCTCCGCCTGGGTCAATGAGTGGATCGAAGAATTTGTGGCCAGTTATGGCGGCCTCTTTGAAGCGGCAGGCAATCAGGTCTTGAAACTCATTCTTCTCATGGAGGATGGGTTGCAAGCTCTGCCCTGGTGGCTGGTGCTTGTTATCGCTGCGGTCGTTGGATGGCACGCGACGGGCAGCCTCTGGGCACCCGTCGGCTTCGCCCTCGCGCTTTTCTCCGTTGGCGTTTTAGGCCTGTGGGATCTCGCTATGCAGACACTGGCGCTCACCACTGTCTCCGTGCTGCTCGCCCTCGTGATAGGTATTCCTTTTGGGGTGATGCTTGCCAAACTCCCTCGCGTCAGGCGCTTCTCCCTGCCGGTGCTCGATGCCATGCAGACGCTGCCAAGCTTTGTCTATCTCATCCCGGCACTGATGCTCTTTGGACTGGGGAAGGTGCCTGCGGTGTTTGCCACGGTCATCTATGCGACACCGCCGCTCATCCGTTTGACAGATCTTGGTATCCGTCTGGTGGCGGACGCCTTTACGGAGGTGGCCGCTGACCTGGGCGCTGAACGCTGGCAACAACTCATCGATATCGAAATGCCTTTAGCGCTCCCCAACATAATGGCGGGCATCAACCAAACCATTATGATGGCGCTCTCCATGGTGGTGATCGCTTCCATGATTGGTGCGCGGGGACTTGGCGAACAGGTGCTTCTCGGTATTCAGCGGCTTGATGTGGGACAGGGCCTCACTGCAGGCATCGCCATTGTGGCGCTCGCCATCGTGTTTGATCGGATTACGCAGGCCTACGGAAAACGCGAGATCAAACGGCCGGCCCTTCTCAAACCCATCAAGCGGCTGTTCCAGAGTGCAAACCAGAGAGAAAGCTGA
- the ggt gene encoding gamma-glutamyltransferase (Derived by automated computational analysis using gene prediction method: Protein Homology. GO_process: GO:0006750 - glutathione biosynthetic process [Evidence IEA]) yields the protein MLKKIGLSLLALLGVLIVGVLFVHQDFYWNKRAAVFDREGEVRGQNGMVVSAHALASQVGIDTLKQGGNAFDAAVAVQFALAVVYPQAGNIGGGGFLVYRQADGTTGTLDYRERAPKSAHRDMYLDEEGNVVPGLSLTGPLAVGVPGTVDGMVEVHARFGSLPFAELVQPAITLAREGYVLTSKGAASLNRFRGSFAKVNRFTPAALKDTPWEAGETISYQDLAATLTRIRDEGRAGFYEGATADLIVEEMQAGGGLITQDDLSNYRSVWRDPIIGAYRGHRIISMPPPSSGGIALVQLLKGIEAHDVAAMGHNSTDHIHLMTELARRVYADRATYLGDPDFVEIDIPRLTGEEFVSARMATIDMGSATPSEDVKPGTVEVIESVETTHYSIVDAQGNAVSVTTTLNGMFGSKLVVKGAGFFLNNEMDDFSIKPGHPNQFGLVGAEENAIQPEKRMLSSMTPTIIEKDGNLFMVVGSPGGSTIITSVFQSILNVIDFSMSAQQAVDARKSHAQWLPDVILMEQGNPDLFTLLGLVIRGHTPVIYPFFDWELGRLEVITVEEDGTLIGAPDDTRGLDDTAIGY from the coding sequence GTGCTGAAGAAAATTGGCCTTTCCCTTCTCGCCTTGCTGGGGGTTCTGATCGTTGGCGTCCTATTCGTCCATCAGGATTTCTATTGGAACAAACGCGCGGCGGTGTTTGACCGCGAGGGCGAGGTCCGCGGGCAAAACGGCATGGTTGTGAGCGCACATGCACTGGCAAGCCAGGTGGGTATTGATACTCTGAAGCAAGGCGGCAATGCGTTTGACGCCGCAGTCGCGGTTCAGTTCGCCCTGGCAGTTGTTTACCCGCAGGCGGGCAATATTGGCGGCGGCGGCTTTTTGGTCTACCGGCAGGCAGATGGCACGACGGGCACGCTGGACTATCGCGAACGGGCACCCAAATCCGCTCATCGAGACATGTACCTGGACGAAGAGGGCAATGTTGTTCCGGGCCTCAGCCTTACCGGTCCACTTGCAGTTGGCGTTCCCGGCACCGTTGACGGCATGGTGGAGGTTCATGCGCGTTTCGGATCCCTGCCCTTTGCGGAGCTAGTGCAACCGGCGATCACCCTGGCCCGCGAGGGCTATGTCCTGACATCTAAGGGCGCTGCTTCCCTCAATCGTTTCCGCGGCAGTTTCGCGAAGGTCAACCGATTTACGCCTGCAGCTCTTAAAGACACCCCATGGGAAGCCGGTGAAACAATTTCTTATCAGGATCTCGCTGCCACACTCACGCGCATTCGCGACGAAGGCCGCGCTGGCTTTTATGAAGGCGCCACCGCCGACCTGATCGTTGAAGAGATGCAGGCCGGAGGCGGTCTCATCACCCAGGATGATCTATCCAACTATCGTTCCGTTTGGCGCGATCCCATTATCGGCGCCTATCGCGGTCATCGGATCATTTCCATGCCGCCGCCCTCTTCCGGTGGCATCGCGCTTGTTCAGCTGCTCAAAGGGATTGAGGCTCATGACGTGGCTGCCATGGGCCACAATTCAACAGACCATATCCATCTGATGACGGAGCTCGCACGCCGCGTCTATGCGGACCGCGCGACCTATCTTGGTGATCCGGATTTTGTGGAGATCGATATTCCCCGCCTCACCGGTGAGGAATTCGTGAGCGCGCGCATGGCAACCATCGATATGGGCAGCGCTACGCCCAGTGAAGATGTGAAGCCCGGCACGGTGGAGGTGATCGAAAGTGTTGAGACCACCCACTATTCCATCGTCGATGCCCAAGGCAATGCGGTGTCCGTCACGACAACACTCAACGGCATGTTCGGCTCTAAACTCGTGGTGAAGGGTGCCGGCTTTTTCCTCAACAACGAGATGGATGATTTTTCCATCAAGCCAGGTCACCCGAACCAGTTCGGTCTGGTGGGCGCAGAAGAAAATGCGATCCAGCCTGAAAAGCGCATGCTGTCTTCCATGACACCAACCATTATCGAGAAAGACGGCAATCTCTTCATGGTTGTGGGATCACCCGGAGGCTCCACCATCATCACCTCCGTGTTCCAGTCCATTCTGAACGTCATCGACTTTAGCATGAGCGCGCAGCAGGCAGTCGATGCGCGGAAGTCGCACGCGCAGTGGCTGCCTGACGTCATTCTGATGGAACAGGGCAATCCGGATCTCTTCACCCTTTTGGGTTTGGTCATTCGAGGACACACCCCGGTTATCTATCCGTTTTTTGACTGGGAACTCGGGCGCCTTGAAGTTATCACTGTCGAAGAAGACGGCACGCTCATCGGTGCGCCTGACGATACGCGTGGGCTGGACGACACGGCGATTGGATATTAG
- a CDS encoding SDR family NAD(P)-dependent oxidoreductase (Derived by automated computational analysis using gene prediction method: Protein Homology.): MSISFEGKVAIVTGAGGGLGRSHALDLAKRGAKVVVNDLGGSVDGSDGSSAAADAVVAEIKAAGGEAIANGSSVTDDAGVANMVSQTMDEFGRIDILINNAGILRDKSFVKMEMGDFQMVIDVHLFGTVKPTKAVFPIMKEQGYGRIMVTSSSSGLYGNFGQTNYGAGKLGVVGFINTLKLEGQKDNIRCNALAPVAYTRMTENLMPPEAEQMLTPESVTPAAMYLVSEDAPTGTIMCAGAGVFSVAKIMESDGMYLGRDGLTAEDVAENFDKIADMSNAKAFFMGGEQTGKFFEKASGK, translated from the coding sequence ATGAGCATTAGCTTTGAAGGCAAAGTAGCCATCGTTACCGGTGCAGGCGGGGGCCTTGGCCGGTCACACGCTTTGGATCTTGCCAAACGCGGCGCAAAGGTTGTGGTGAACGATCTGGGCGGTTCCGTCGACGGGTCTGACGGATCATCAGCCGCTGCTGACGCTGTGGTTGCAGAAATCAAAGCAGCTGGTGGAGAAGCCATCGCCAACGGTTCTTCGGTTACTGACGATGCAGGCGTTGCCAACATGGTCTCTCAGACCATGGACGAGTTCGGCCGGATTGACATCCTGATCAACAATGCTGGCATCCTGCGCGACAAAAGCTTCGTGAAGATGGAGATGGGCGATTTCCAGATGGTGATCGACGTTCACCTTTTCGGCACCGTGAAACCAACCAAAGCTGTGTTCCCAATCATGAAGGAACAGGGCTATGGCCGCATCATGGTCACATCTTCTTCTTCCGGTCTCTATGGTAACTTCGGTCAGACCAACTATGGTGCTGGCAAGCTCGGCGTTGTTGGTTTCATCAACACGCTGAAGCTTGAAGGTCAGAAAGACAATATCCGCTGCAATGCGCTGGCCCCAGTTGCCTACACACGGATGACAGAAAACCTGATGCCGCCTGAAGCAGAACAGATGCTCACACCTGAAAGCGTGACACCTGCTGCGATGTATCTCGTTTCTGAAGACGCGCCTACCGGCACAATCATGTGCGCAGGCGCTGGCGTCTTCTCTGTCGCGAAGATCATGGAATCTGATGGCATGTATCTCGGACGCGACGGTCTCACAGCTGAAGACGTTGCTGAGAATTTCGACAAGATCGCTGACATGTCGAACGCCAAAGCCTTCTTCATGGGCGGTGAGCAGACTGGCAAGTTCTTCGAAAAAGCATCCGGCAAGTAA
- a CDS encoding nucleoside:proton symporter (Derived by automated computational analysis using gene prediction method: Protein Homology.), with protein MYMAQSALGLLALTALAWGISEDRSRFSWHLIATGLGLQVLVALVLIKIPLAREALIALNGVVDTLMAATNEGTAFVFGYLGGGDAPFDVSNPQNAFVLGFQALPLVLVVSALSALLWYWRILPWVTKGFALVLQRSFNLGGAVGFGTAANVFLGMVESPLLIRPYMARLKRSELFILMTVGLATVAGTVIVLYAFVLSSILEGAMGQILTASLISLPAAVLVAKLMVPGAADEEPTDGEVSAEDLGYQSSMDAVTRGTLDGLGLFLNILAMLLVLVALVALANILLGLFPNVGDEQLTLQRIFGWLFAPLVWLMGVPWDEAAVAGQLMGTKTILNEFLAYVSLTQTPVEDLSERSRLIMVYGLCGFANLGSVGIMIGGLSAIVPERRQEITSLAMKALVGGTLAAAMTGATIGMIS; from the coding sequence ATTTATATGGCGCAGAGCGCCTTGGGACTGCTTGCGCTTACAGCGCTTGCCTGGGGTATTAGCGAAGACCGTTCCAGATTCTCCTGGCATTTGATCGCCACAGGTCTCGGTCTACAGGTTCTTGTCGCGCTCGTCCTCATAAAGATACCACTCGCCCGAGAGGCGTTGATTGCGCTCAATGGTGTTGTGGACACACTGATGGCCGCAACCAATGAAGGCACGGCTTTTGTCTTTGGCTATCTGGGCGGCGGCGACGCCCCGTTTGATGTCTCCAATCCACAAAATGCGTTCGTGCTGGGTTTCCAGGCATTGCCGCTGGTCCTGGTTGTGTCCGCCCTGTCAGCGCTGCTCTGGTACTGGCGGATACTGCCCTGGGTTACTAAAGGTTTCGCGCTAGTGCTGCAGCGCTCCTTCAATCTCGGCGGGGCTGTGGGGTTTGGCACCGCTGCCAATGTGTTTCTGGGCATGGTGGAGTCCCCACTGCTCATACGGCCCTACATGGCTCGTCTCAAACGCTCTGAGCTGTTCATCCTGATGACAGTCGGGCTTGCAACGGTCGCAGGCACAGTGATCGTACTCTACGCTTTTGTGCTCTCGTCAATCCTTGAAGGGGCCATGGGGCAGATCCTCACCGCTTCGCTTATCTCTCTGCCAGCCGCCGTGCTGGTCGCCAAACTCATGGTTCCCGGTGCTGCCGATGAAGAACCAACAGACGGTGAAGTAAGCGCAGAAGACTTGGGCTATCAAAGCAGCATGGACGCGGTGACCCGGGGCACGCTGGATGGGCTCGGCCTTTTCCTCAATATCCTCGCGATGCTGCTTGTGCTCGTTGCGCTCGTCGCACTCGCCAATATCTTGTTGGGACTCTTTCCCAATGTGGGCGATGAACAGCTCACCCTGCAACGCATTTTCGGCTGGCTTTTTGCGCCGCTCGTTTGGCTTATGGGCGTGCCGTGGGACGAAGCCGCGGTTGCCGGTCAACTCATGGGCACTAAGACCATCCTCAATGAATTCCTGGCTTATGTGAGCTTGACCCAGACCCCCGTTGAAGACTTGTCCGAGCGCTCCCGCCTGATCATGGTCTATGGCCTTTGCGGGTTCGCCAATCTAGGCTCTGTCGGCATTATGATTGGGGGGCTGTCGGCCATTGTGCCGGAACGTCGGCAGGAAATTACATCGCTGGCCATGAAAGCATTGGTGGGGGGTACGCTTGCTGCCGCCATGACAGGCGCCACCATCGGAATGATCTCGTAA
- a CDS encoding glutathione S-transferase (Derived by automated computational analysis using gene prediction method: Protein Homology.) codes for MKLYDDTRAPNPRRVRIYLAEKGIDVPLEQTPVMERANRTEEFKEKNALQQIPVLELDDGTCIAESLAICRYFEAAHPDNPLFGSTPLEQAQVEMWNRRIEFQLLATVGAYWRHCHPLTAALGGQIKEAGEAGKKRAEFILNWLNEELAGRDYFAGDGFTVADITALCVIDFATFVGIPIPDDAANLKAWHERLSSRPSAAA; via the coding sequence ATGAAACTCTATGACGATACACGTGCGCCCAATCCGCGGCGTGTCCGCATTTACCTCGCAGAGAAGGGCATCGATGTACCGCTGGAGCAAACACCAGTCATGGAGCGAGCAAACCGCACTGAAGAGTTCAAGGAGAAGAATGCACTTCAGCAAATTCCGGTTCTGGAGTTGGACGATGGGACATGCATCGCAGAGAGCCTCGCAATCTGTCGCTATTTTGAAGCCGCTCATCCGGACAACCCGCTGTTCGGGTCAACACCGCTGGAGCAAGCGCAAGTGGAAATGTGGAACCGTCGCATCGAGTTTCAACTGCTTGCCACGGTGGGAGCGTATTGGCGTCACTGCCACCCGCTAACAGCTGCGCTCGGCGGACAGATCAAGGAGGCAGGCGAAGCAGGAAAAAAACGCGCGGAGTTCATTTTGAACTGGCTGAATGAAGAACTTGCAGGACGCGACTATTTTGCAGGTGATGGCTTCACAGTGGCGGATATCACAGCGCTCTGTGTCATCGACTTTGCCACCTTTGTCGGTATTCCAATCCCAGACGACGCAGCAAATCTCAAAGCCTGGCACGAGCGCCTGTCATCGCGTCCGAGCGCCGCTGCTTAA
- a CDS encoding MFS transporter (Derived by automated computational analysis using gene prediction method: Protein Homology.), with translation MSAKNQAEESGSMAEDHVPLGRLIAYAQMTLPLAVIGLPIAIYIPAFYSGTLGLNLAAVGVVLMLARFSDVITDPLIGRMSDRTRGRFGRRRPWIALGLPIMALSAFMLFVPSEPVSLGYLFLWISAIYLGFTLITIPYGAWGAELSTDYRERSRITGAREVFLLIGLISAILIPVVWAIVSGAETQNSELNSVSKEAMASLGWMVILLLPLCALILFWKIREPAPQTTQTISLADGLKAIMRNGPFRRVLISTMVSALAGSLNAAVAILFYDHVLKLGEAGFVLILVLFGTAALGSPFWVSLGNKMGKHRALCVAVFLSMLAFSSVPLVVYFIVPVSPDFTFVAMCLITSVQGFAFGAGAILGASMLADVVDLDMMRSGEHRTGLLFAFLGFARKFFEAAGVGIALPLIAFLGFDPQAEAQTASGTLGIVIVYCLLPLGLWTISALVIWNFPITAERLTRIREAYARRAVRRGDAEQGSVIPGVTVQPLPAD, from the coding sequence ATGTCGGCAAAAAATCAGGCAGAGGAATCAGGAAGCATGGCGGAAGATCATGTCCCTCTGGGGCGTCTGATTGCCTACGCGCAAATGACTCTGCCGCTCGCCGTGATAGGCCTTCCGATCGCCATCTACATCCCGGCATTTTATAGCGGCACGCTTGGCCTCAATCTGGCAGCGGTTGGCGTGGTCCTGATGCTTGCCCGTTTTTCAGACGTCATTACAGACCCGCTAATCGGACGCATGAGCGACCGGACTCGCGGCAGATTTGGTCGCCGTCGCCCGTGGATTGCGTTGGGACTGCCGATCATGGCGCTTTCCGCATTTATGTTGTTCGTGCCTAGTGAGCCGGTTTCGCTTGGATACTTGTTCCTTTGGATCTCAGCGATTTATCTCGGCTTCACATTGATCACCATCCCCTATGGTGCCTGGGGTGCTGAACTTTCGACGGATTATCGCGAACGCAGTCGCATTACCGGCGCGAGGGAGGTCTTTCTATTGATTGGTCTGATCTCGGCAATCCTCATACCTGTGGTGTGGGCTATTGTGTCCGGTGCCGAGACGCAGAACTCAGAACTAAACTCAGTTTCCAAGGAAGCCATGGCGTCCCTCGGATGGATGGTGATCCTGCTGTTGCCGCTCTGCGCTTTGATCTTGTTCTGGAAAATTCGCGAGCCTGCACCCCAGACGACACAGACGATCTCTTTGGCCGATGGTCTCAAAGCCATCATGCGCAATGGTCCCTTCCGCCGTGTCCTCATCTCCACAATGGTGAGCGCATTGGCTGGGTCATTGAACGCAGCGGTCGCAATCCTCTTTTATGATCATGTGTTGAAACTGGGAGAAGCGGGGTTTGTGCTCATCCTGGTGCTCTTCGGCACTGCCGCCCTTGGCTCTCCTTTCTGGGTTTCACTGGGTAATAAGATGGGAAAACACCGCGCACTGTGTGTTGCCGTGTTCCTATCCATGCTTGCCTTTAGCTCTGTGCCGTTGGTGGTTTACTTCATCGTCCCCGTGTCGCCGGACTTCACCTTTGTCGCCATGTGCCTGATTACATCGGTGCAGGGCTTTGCCTTTGGCGCCGGGGCGATTTTGGGCGCCTCAATGCTCGCCGATGTGGTGGATTTGGACATGATGCGCTCAGGCGAACACCGCACGGGCCTCCTCTTTGCGTTTTTGGGATTTGCACGAAAGTTCTTTGAAGCCGCGGGCGTCGGTATTGCGTTACCGCTCATCGCGTTCCTGGGCTTTGATCCGCAGGCAGAAGCGCAAACCGCCAGTGGGACCCTTGGTATTGTCATCGTCTATTGCTTGCTGCCACTCGGTCTTTGGACCATCTCTGCTCTGGTAATCTGGAACTTCCCCATCACGGCAGAACGCCTCACACGCATCAGAGAGGCTTACGCCCGCCGGGCGGTGCGGCGCGGAGACGCCGAACAGGGATCTGTCATTCCTGGTGTAACCGTGCAGCCGCTTCCTGCGGACTAG
- a CDS encoding LLM class flavin-dependent oxidoreductase (Derived by automated computational analysis using gene prediction method: Protein Homology.) has protein sequence MVTLSALDQSPIRDGGTGAQALQETIDLARTCEAAGYQRYWVAEHHSGSSFAGSAPEIMIGAIAAATNSIRVGSGGVMLPHYSPLKVAEVFRVLHTLYPDRIDLGLGRAPGSDQKTSRALQPGPQAYGIDVFPQQVQLLQQFLEDAQGLQGDTGGLPTDHPYQGIHAVPRGPGMPDMWMLGSSSDGAAYAAQFGMPYCFAHFINQDAGASPLEIYRKSFRPSRISSQPRGSIGISVMVADTEEEAERQSASRNLWVLHLLQNKAGPFKSLDDALAFPLRPDEAQMLQSVKQRSITGTPEQVRGRLLQMGTEYGVDDFVILTITPDHEARKRSYELLAQAFDLKAAA, from the coding sequence ATGGTAACACTCAGTGCTCTCGATCAATCTCCCATCCGTGACGGTGGCACCGGCGCTCAGGCGCTGCAGGAGACGATTGATCTTGCGCGTACATGCGAAGCTGCTGGGTATCAACGTTATTGGGTCGCTGAGCACCATAGTGGTTCTTCTTTCGCTGGCTCTGCTCCAGAAATCATGATCGGCGCTATTGCTGCGGCAACAAATTCTATTCGTGTTGGGTCTGGCGGTGTCATGCTGCCTCACTACAGCCCGCTGAAAGTCGCTGAAGTTTTCCGGGTGCTGCACACACTGTATCCAGACAGGATTGATCTTGGACTTGGACGCGCACCGGGTTCCGATCAGAAGACAAGTCGAGCGCTTCAACCTGGACCGCAGGCCTACGGGATCGATGTATTTCCTCAGCAGGTCCAGTTGCTGCAGCAGTTCCTGGAAGATGCTCAAGGCCTCCAGGGAGACACAGGTGGCCTACCAACCGATCATCCCTATCAGGGCATTCACGCAGTTCCGCGCGGGCCTGGCATGCCTGATATGTGGATGTTGGGATCAAGTTCCGATGGCGCCGCTTATGCCGCCCAGTTCGGCATGCCCTATTGTTTTGCACATTTCATCAATCAAGATGCTGGGGCTTCGCCTCTTGAGATCTATCGTAAGAGCTTCCGTCCGTCCCGGATCTCCTCTCAACCTCGCGGATCCATTGGCATCTCCGTTATGGTCGCCGATACGGAGGAAGAAGCCGAGCGTCAATCCGCTTCCCGTAATCTCTGGGTACTCCATTTGTTGCAAAACAAGGCTGGACCGTTCAAGTCGTTAGATGACGCGCTCGCTTTCCCTCTCCGTCCGGACGAAGCACAAATGCTCCAGAGCGTAAAGCAACGCAGCATCACCGGCACACCAGAACAGGTGCGCGGACGGCTTCTGCAGATGGGGACCGAATATGGCGTTGATGATTTTGTCATCCTGACAATTACGCCAGATCATGAGGCGCGGAAGCGGTCATATGAGTTGCTTGCGCAGGCTTTTGATCTAAAAGCCGCCGCCTAG
- a CDS encoding PaaI family thioesterase (Derived by automated computational analysis using gene prediction method: Protein Homology.), with product MNAPTGRLEGYQAWEGGTDPFEDYAGPYFFKKMEDGSIKCAFEALPHHCNGGGFLHGGSLMTFADYALFALAGDVLDGPGVTVSFNSEFISAVGAGNLIEATGEVVRNTRSMVFVRGQVICGDDTLLNFSGVIKRIRK from the coding sequence ATGAACGCACCAACCGGACGACTTGAGGGATATCAGGCCTGGGAAGGCGGGACAGACCCGTTTGAGGATTATGCGGGTCCCTATTTTTTCAAGAAGATGGAAGACGGTTCCATCAAATGTGCATTTGAAGCCCTGCCCCATCACTGCAATGGCGGCGGCTTCCTGCATGGTGGGTCGCTAATGACATTTGCCGATTACGCGCTGTTCGCCCTTGCCGGCGATGTGCTGGATGGGCCGGGCGTGACCGTCTCCTTCAATTCAGAGTTCATCTCCGCTGTCGGGGCAGGCAACCTGATTGAGGCAACGGGCGAAGTGGTTCGTAATACGCGCTCCATGGTGTTTGTCCGGGGTCAGGTAATCTGCGGCGATGACACGCTTTTGAACTTTAGCGGTGTAATCAAACGCATCCGGAAATAG
- a CDS encoding PAS domain-containing protein (Derived by automated computational analysis using gene prediction method: Protein Homology.): protein MGKFEQVTLDSILSPAAAETARQLGSHRLASVSPDSLEAVSLRDLADFWNKARDGMPLPSAGALDPVKIPKHLSQSFLISVDHDPLSFEFRIIGEDPTEAFGVNVAGMTVTDIEFNGLPAGKMMHESYAWIVDQRQPVAFSGPNETLQAGYKRQEIIYLPFSNGSCQVSRILGASIYYRT from the coding sequence ATGGGTAAGTTCGAGCAAGTGACATTGGATAGTATTTTGAGTCCTGCCGCTGCGGAAACCGCCCGGCAGCTGGGAAGTCACCGACTTGCATCCGTTTCTCCTGATAGCCTGGAGGCAGTCTCGCTTCGTGACCTTGCTGATTTTTGGAACAAAGCGCGCGACGGCATGCCGTTGCCGTCTGCCGGAGCGCTTGATCCGGTGAAAATTCCAAAGCACCTGTCGCAGTCCTTCCTGATCAGCGTCGACCACGATCCGCTATCTTTCGAATTTCGTATTATCGGCGAGGACCCAACAGAGGCTTTTGGCGTGAACGTGGCGGGGATGACGGTCACTGATATTGAATTCAATGGGCTTCCCGCGGGAAAGATGATGCATGAATCTTACGCATGGATTGTCGATCAACGGCAGCCGGTCGCTTTTAGTGGCCCAAATGAAACCCTGCAGGCAGGGTATAAGCGTCAGGAAATCATCTATCTGCCGTTCTCCAACGGTAGTTGTCAGGTCAGCCGCATTTTGGGGGCCTCAATCTATTACCGAACCTGA